The Vibrio crassostreae genomic interval ATTGGTCATCAAGGTCTGCTCGTATCGTGCTTACCAAGTGGTGCACCGCAGGGAAGCTTTCGATATCGAACAACTTTGGTACATGAACTGTGCCTGGCTTTGCTACTCGGCCAATGTCATTACGAAGTAGGTCGACAATCATTAGGTTTTCCGCCTGATCTTTATCGGCGCTTGCTAGGTCCTGCGCGTTAGCATCATCAATCACGTGGTCGTCAGAACGCGGGCGTGTGCCTTTGATTGGCTTGGTTTCAATTACGTTGTCTTTGAGTTCTAAGAAACGTTCTGGCGAAACACTGATGATTGCGCAGTTGGCCAAACGGATAAAGCCAGAAAAGGGCGCTGAGTTGTACTGCTCTAACTTGTCATAAGCCAACCATTCACTGCCTTGGTATTGGGCATTGAAGCGCTGAGCCAAATTAATCTGATAACAGTCACCGGATAACAGATATTCTTGAACACTATCGAACTTGGTGGCGTAGCTCTCTTCGCTCATATTGGATTGCCATGGTGTGGTTAATCCAAAGGCTGCGTGTGTTGGCTTTGATTGAACCAATTGCTGCATCAGCCAATCATGATGTTGTTCGATATTATTGCCGACAATACAAGCTGTCTTTAATTGATGGTCAACCACTACAGCCCATTCATACAAGCCAACCGCCATGTCTGGTGCTTCAATATCGCGCTTTGCGCGTGAAGGCAGGGTCTCGACTCTGCGGCCTAAATCATAACTAAAGTAGCCTAAAGCGCCGCCAACGAATGGCAACTCAGCATGATCTTTAGTCACAGGCAATAATTGTTGCTGATATTGGTCGAGTAGCTCGAAAGGATCAGAGTCTGAAACCTCGCACGTCTCATTAACATTAACGGTCGTTTTTGCACCGATTGTCTCGAAGGTGGCGATGGGTTGAGCAACTAAAATATCGTATCGACTATCAACGTGGCTTTCTGAAGCGGAGCGTAATAGCATTGCCCACGGCAGATTTTCAACATGGGAAAACAGCTGTTTAGCTAAAGTTGATTGATATTCAAGCGGCTTGATTTGGATAGAGCGAAATTCGTTGTTATTCATTTGTTTAATTTGTGACAAAGAGTTCGATCACTGCATGGCGTGTGAGAGGAAGCAAGAGTATCATAAATTGAAAATAAAATGGGTTCTTGATTAGAACGGTGCAAACCACATGGTTTAGTTTAAAGCTATGCAAGCGATTGCTAAAGCAACTAAATACAGCTCAACATAATAAAAAGCTAAGCCAACTAGTCCGGTTAGACAAAACAGTCAAACCAAGAACCCACATGGAACCAGAACAATAAAGAGGCATGCAATGACGGTTATTCGTAAGCAAGATGTGATCAGCAGTGTCGCTGACGCACTTCAGTACATTTCTTATTATCACCCTTTAGACTTTGTCCAAGCCCTAGAAAAAGCGTACGAGAAAGAAGAGAGCCAAGCAGCTAAAGATGCGATCGCTCAGATTCTTATCAACTCGCGTATGTCTGCGGAAGGCCATCGTCCAATTTGTCAGGATACGGGTATTGTTACTTGTTTCGTGAACATCGGTATGGATGTTAGGTGGGAAACGGATCAAACAGTACAACAGATGGTTGATGAAGGCGTTCGTCAAGCTTACAACAACCCAGATAACCCATTGCGTGCATCTGTCCTAATGGATCCTGCAGGTAAGCGTATTAATACCAAAGACAACACACCAGCGGTTGTTCACATTAATATGGTTCCTGGCAACAAAGTTGAAATTCAAATCGCAGCAAAAGGCGGCGGTTCTGAGAACAAAACCAAGATGGTTATGCTTAACCCTTCTGATGATATTGCAGAATGGGTAGAGAAGACGCTACCAACAATGGGCGCGGGCTGGTGTCCACCGGGCATGCTAGGCATAGGCATTGGTGGTACGGCTGAAAAAGCAGCGGTACTAGCAAAAGAATCTCTGATGGAACACATCGATATTCAAGAGCTTATCGACAAAGGTCCAGAGAACGCTGAAGAAGAGCTTCGTTTAGATATCTTCAACCGTGTAAACAAA includes:
- the pabB gene encoding aminodeoxychorismate synthase component I, with the protein product MNNNEFRSIQIKPLEYQSTLAKQLFSHVENLPWAMLLRSASESHVDSRYDILVAQPIATFETIGAKTTVNVNETCEVSDSDPFELLDQYQQQLLPVTKDHAELPFVGGALGYFSYDLGRRVETLPSRAKRDIEAPDMAVGLYEWAVVVDHQLKTACIVGNNIEQHHDWLMQQLVQSKPTHAAFGLTTPWQSNMSEESYATKFDSVQEYLLSGDCYQINLAQRFNAQYQGSEWLAYDKLEQYNSAPFSGFIRLANCAIISVSPERFLELKDNVIETKPIKGTRPRSDDHVIDDANAQDLASADKDQAENLMIVDLLRNDIGRVAKPGTVHVPKLFDIESFPAVHHLVSTIRADLDDQYSATDLLRACFPGGSITGAPKVRAMQIIEELEPHRRSAYCGSIGYISRNGRMDTSITIRTLVAENNTLYAWAGGGVVFDSDCASEYQETLDKLSRILPVLEDC